From one Gemmatimonadaceae bacterium genomic stretch:
- a CDS encoding TonB-dependent receptor, translated as MIPLLPLAQLASVLCVVDAVTGAPLVGAAVRVGTSTRVWRASCEAVRASGDSVQVRRAGYQPRAIAWRASGDTIVLALWPMGRAPQTLAAQRVVAPAARAGVATAVSQGAADARMRGAGSTSALLTLLPFTQLRTARGETGVSLRGARREQVVMTLDGLPLNDPATGVADVSDIPLAALGSATVAPGADPVGAGLGASGGVIALTTRAQQLVSLQRGAFGATQMEAATAGTVGTARWHAAATWRRAQNDFAFVNDAGVTPVREVRTNNDEARAALSAGVVQGATQLALLASTSERGMVGPANVRSYDHDRARTDRITLRLQQGMHASLASVGVRHFTLAYRDPTRPALDSRAQAWAADADWRGTLGPGTWRAGAGADGLTATGSITQRRTRGFAAYGIERALTTRGQLDVGVRTDAVERLGVQPTGSLGLTWSLATVGGVQLGAVMRGSQAVRVPTLYDLYFSSPQRLTVTTLAPERVTLDASTGITARTGAAERSLSGEVLAVSRTTREAIIWFPGNFGWSPANVGRETLRGLETRAAAVWGAWHADGWLTRYDALLHTNGLRIPTPYVARVAAGVRAQHEHRLATLSANARYVGRRPYTAGPRDPFFELPAVWLVDGAVSHHRSVHRTDVLVTLALDNATDARWQSVRGFPMPGRSWSLGITVEPVRR; from the coding sequence GTGATCCCGCTGCTGCCGCTCGCGCAGCTGGCCTCGGTACTCTGTGTGGTGGACGCCGTCACCGGCGCGCCGCTCGTGGGGGCCGCGGTGCGTGTCGGCACCAGCACGCGCGTGTGGCGCGCCAGCTGTGAGGCGGTGCGGGCCTCGGGCGATTCGGTGCAGGTCCGGCGCGCGGGATATCAGCCACGCGCCATCGCCTGGCGGGCATCGGGCGACACGATCGTGCTGGCACTCTGGCCGATGGGCCGCGCGCCGCAAACGCTCGCTGCCCAGCGCGTCGTCGCGCCCGCGGCTCGCGCGGGGGTGGCCACCGCGGTCTCGCAAGGCGCCGCCGATGCGCGCATGCGTGGGGCCGGCTCAACCAGCGCGCTCCTCACCCTGCTCCCCTTCACGCAGCTTCGCACGGCGCGCGGCGAAACCGGAGTCTCGTTGCGCGGCGCGCGGCGCGAGCAGGTCGTGATGACACTCGATGGCCTGCCGCTCAACGATCCCGCGACCGGCGTCGCCGATGTGAGTGACATTCCGCTTGCGGCCCTCGGGTCGGCCACGGTGGCGCCGGGTGCCGACCCCGTCGGTGCCGGGCTCGGCGCCTCGGGCGGCGTGATCGCCCTCACCACACGCGCGCAGCAGCTGGTCAGTCTGCAGCGTGGTGCCTTTGGCGCGACGCAGATGGAGGCCGCGACGGCTGGCACGGTGGGCACGGCCCGCTGGCACGCCGCGGCCACCTGGCGCCGCGCGCAGAACGATTTTGCCTTTGTGAATGATGCCGGGGTGACGCCGGTCCGCGAGGTGCGCACCAACAACGATGAAGCGCGCGCGGCGCTCAGCGCGGGCGTGGTGCAGGGCGCCACGCAGCTGGCGCTGCTCGCGTCCACCAGCGAACGCGGCATGGTCGGCCCGGCGAACGTGCGCAGCTACGATCACGATCGCGCACGCACCGACCGGATCACGCTGCGCCTGCAGCAGGGGATGCACGCGTCGCTCGCGAGTGTGGGCGTGCGGCATTTCACGCTCGCCTATCGTGACCCCACGCGCCCCGCGCTCGACAGTCGGGCGCAGGCGTGGGCGGCCGATGCCGACTGGCGCGGCACGCTGGGGCCCGGTACCTGGCGCGCGGGCGCCGGCGCCGACGGGCTCACCGCCACCGGTAGCATCACGCAGCGGCGCACGCGGGGCTTCGCCGCCTACGGCATCGAACGCGCGCTCACCACGCGCGGGCAGCTGGACGTCGGGGTGCGCACCGATGCGGTCGAACGGCTCGGCGTCCAACCCACCGGCTCGCTCGGCCTCACGTGGTCGCTCGCCACGGTCGGGGGCGTGCAGCTCGGCGCGGTGATGCGCGGCAGCCAGGCGGTACGCGTCCCCACGCTGTACGACCTCTACTTCAGCAGCCCCCAGCGGCTTACCGTCACGACGCTGGCGCCGGAGCGCGTCACGCTCGACGCCAGCACCGGCATCACCGCGCGCACCGGCGCAGCCGAGCGGTCGCTGAGCGGCGAAGTGCTGGCGGTGTCGCGTACCACACGCGAGGCGATCATCTGGTTCCCAGGCAACTTCGGGTGGAGCCCGGCGAACGTGGGGCGCGAAACGCTGCGTGGACTCGAGACGCGCGCCGCCGCTGTGTGGGGCGCCTGGCACGCCGATGGCTGGCTGACCCGCTACGACGCCCTGCTGCACACCAACGGGTTGCGCATCCCCACGCCGTACGTCGCCCGCGTCGCCGCTGGCGTGCGCGCGCAGCACGAGCATCGGCTGGCCACGCTCAGCGCGAACGCGCGCTACGTGGGCCGCCGCCCGTACACCGCGGGGCCGCGTGACCCGTTCTTCGAACTTCCCGCCGTGTGGCTTGTCGATGGAGCCGTCAGCCATCACCGGTCGGTGCATCGCACCGATGTGCTGGTGACGCTCGCGCTCGACAACGCCACCGATGCGCGCTGGCAATCAGTGCGCGGTTTCCCGATGCCCGGACGCAGTTGGTCGCTGGGCATCACCGTCGAGCCGGTCCGTCGCTGA